A region from the Sulfurimonas sp. genome encodes:
- a CDS encoding bifunctional diguanylate cyclase/phosphodiesterase, with protein MPKTLKNFIFSINIVLLSTLFIVVLIFTAYLHTTLAQENAIKHANVVSNQIFSSMYQVMKKGWSREDLNDFMHSLKENFNDSDYTVNIYRSDKIKELFGEVKEKQKDDLANSVLASGEKITLTEMGKLRNLLPLNAKKECLSCHVNAKAGDTLGVIDVEQNFVEIIKKTFLDYIYFFLIVLPIFVFGAFMSSRYTTSRITESLKLFNKKVQCINSMKDFKEFDSTDIDSRFDEINAIIANVNELAQKLKTIAVDKDLLEFEVQLLDKFIITSEVVQDWRDFINELLVDINKVMPTYTLMTIFRIGDDQFEVDIFWYGIPESDVKEKFEEYVRESVQNSNHFLGYTDYTIRHNTSEYNRCISMDDYENFAHRTKSLFLDTPKIGGIVGLSVQSDMATDPIKHIVIDSILTTMANLVGSVKAINKYTNDLEYYAAHDPLTNLFNQRVFIDFLEYEIKRAESHSYEFALMVIDCDNFKPINDRYGHAFGDLFLQEFSRILVESKRNEDILSRYGGDEFTIILPECGLEGALAVAHKIANAVEKFKLLTTDGNYAGVTVSIGISIYPEHAKTQKELFLIADGMMYKAKEEGKNGIRVPCGDDIVSVIKDQKAKSALLVDAVTNNRIVPYFQPIQTTLSGKNEIHELLMRIEVDGKVVSAYEFIEVAESMSIINRMDLMVIENAFIKIKAENYQGILFINLSPKSLIVGNYADSITQLIKHYDISKDHIVFEITERETVKNFSILEKFVMNLKMAGYKFAIDDFGSGFSSFHYIKKFPIDYLKIDGEFIININKDKKDKAFVHSILTLAKELNVKTVAEYVEDEEIVITLREMGVDYLQGFHIGRPQNHFTINNRNL; from the coding sequence ATGCCTAAGACATTAAAAAACTTTATATTTTCGATAAACATAGTTCTTCTATCAACCCTCTTCATCGTAGTTCTAATCTTTACGGCATATCTGCACACTACACTAGCGCAAGAAAATGCCATAAAACACGCAAATGTAGTTTCAAATCAAATATTTTCTTCAATGTATCAAGTTATGAAAAAAGGGTGGAGCAGAGAGGATTTAAATGATTTTATGCACTCCTTAAAAGAGAATTTTAACGATAGCGACTATACGGTAAATATCTATCGCTCAGATAAAATCAAAGAACTATTCGGAGAAGTTAAGGAGAAGCAAAAAGATGATTTGGCTAACTCCGTTTTAGCAAGCGGAGAGAAGATAACGCTTACCGAAATGGGCAAACTTAGAAACCTTTTGCCGCTAAACGCTAAAAAAGAGTGTCTTAGCTGTCATGTAAACGCAAAAGCAGGTGACACGCTTGGTGTAATAGATGTAGAGCAAAATTTTGTCGAAATCATAAAAAAGACATTTTTAGATTATATATATTTTTTCCTCATAGTGTTGCCTATTTTTGTGTTTGGCGCGTTTATGAGTTCAAGATATACGACATCAAGAATAACCGAGTCATTGAAACTTTTTAATAAAAAAGTTCAATGTATCAACTCTATGAAAGATTTTAAAGAGTTTGACTCCACCGATATAGACTCAAGATTTGACGAGATTAATGCAATTATCGCAAATGTAAACGAGTTGGCTCAAAAGCTAAAAACTATTGCCGTCGATAAGGATTTGCTAGAGTTTGAAGTGCAGCTTTTAGATAAGTTTATAATCACTTCGGAGGTTGTTCAAGATTGGCGTGACTTTATAAACGAGCTTTTAGTCGATATAAACAAAGTTATGCCTACATATACGCTTATGACCATATTTAGAATCGGCGATGATCAGTTTGAGGTTGATATATTTTGGTACGGTATTCCGGAGAGCGATGTTAAAGAGAAATTTGAAGAGTATGTAAGAGAGTCTGTTCAAAACAGCAATCACTTTTTGGGCTATACAGACTATACGATTCGCCACAATACATCTGAGTATAACAGATGTATAAGTATGGATGATTATGAAAATTTTGCACATAGAACAAAATCGCTATTTTTAGATACTCCAAAAATAGGCGGAATTGTAGGACTCAGTGTTCAATCTGATATGGCAACAGACCCGATAAAACATATAGTAATAGACAGTATATTAACGACTATGGCAAATCTTGTCGGTTCCGTTAAGGCGATAAATAAATATACAAATGATTTAGAGTACTACGCAGCACATGATCCGCTTACAAATCTCTTTAATCAAAGAGTTTTTATAGACTTCTTAGAGTATGAGATAAAGCGTGCCGAGTCTCATTCCTACGAGTTTGCTTTGATGGTTATAGATTGTGATAATTTTAAACCGATAAACGACAGATACGGGCACGCATTCGGAGATCTGTTTTTGCAAGAGTTTTCTAGAATTCTTGTAGAGTCAAAAAGAAATGAAGATATTCTTTCTCGATATGGTGGAGATGAATTTACCATTATTTTACCGGAGTGTGGGTTAGAGGGCGCTCTTGCCGTTGCTCATAAAATAGCAAATGCTGTAGAGAAGTTTAAACTTTTAACTACTGACGGAAATTATGCGGGTGTTACAGTTTCTATCGGAATATCCATCTATCCTGAACATGCAAAAACACAAAAAGAGCTCTTTTTGATAGCTGATGGCATGATGTACAAGGCTAAAGAAGAGGGTAAAAACGGTATTAGAGTTCCTTGTGGTGATGATATCGTCTCTGTGATAAAAGATCAAAAAGCAAAATCCGCGCTTTTAGTGGATGCCGTTACAAATAATCGTATCGTTCCGTATTTTCAACCTATCCAAACTACGCTTAGCGGTAAAAATGAGATACATGAACTTCTAATGAGAATCGAGGTAGACGGCAAGGTAGTATCTGCTTACGAGTTTATAGAAGTTGCAGAGAGTATGAGCATAATAAACCGTATGGATTTGATGGTAATCGAAAATGCGTTTATTAAGATAAAAGCGGAGAATTATCAAGGGATTTTATTTATAAACTTATCTCCGAAATCTCTTATTGTCGGTAACTATGCAGACTCAATCACACAACTTATAAAGCACTATGATATATCCAAAGATCATATAGTTTTTGAGATAACGGAGAGAGAAACTGTTAAAAACTTCTCTATTTTAGAAAAATTTGTAATGAATCTGAAAATGGCAGGATATAAGTTCGCAATTGATGATTTTGGTTCGGGATTCTCTTCGTTTCACTATATCAAAAAATTCCCGATTGATTATTTGAAGATTGACGGCGAATTTATCATAAATATCAATAAAGATAAAAAAGACAAAGCTTTTGTTCATAGTATCTTAACACTTGCAAAAGAGCTTAATGTAAAAACCGTTGCAGAATATGTCGAAGATGAAGAGATAGTAATAACCTTAAGGGAGATGGGTGTCGATTATCTGCAAGGATTTCACATAGGAAGACCGCAAAACCATTTTACGATTAACAATAGAAACCTCTGA
- a CDS encoding RloB family protein, producing the protein MGRRSGGDKLFQKNQEKVKTDFKRTINDRNTVNDVIIACEDSVSSPTYFRMILEQLIKAKKITQDSIVIVPHDGATHPTGVLKNLKNYKNQYGKTYKEFDYKWIVIDRDVEKVNGGGHTAQDFNNAIKNAKNRRKDLNVDVAYANDSFELWYLLHFEYRTTAIIRGEIVQQVINKLKEIEPHKFSSLNRDNIKQENYSKLMFETLHNKQAVAIDNATRLLNSYGENNNPEADNPSTTIHQLVILLNQTSKHANPT; encoded by the coding sequence ATGGGACGAAGAAGCGGAGGAGATAAACTTTTTCAAAAAAATCAGGAAAAAGTCAAAACGGATTTCAAACGAACTATTAATGATAGAAATACGGTTAATGATGTAATTATTGCCTGTGAGGATAGTGTCTCTTCTCCTACTTATTTTAGAATGATACTAGAACAACTTATCAAAGCTAAAAAAATTACCCAAGATTCTATTGTCATCGTTCCACACGATGGGGCTACCCATCCTACGGGAGTTCTGAAAAATCTTAAAAATTATAAAAATCAATATGGAAAAACTTATAAGGAGTTTGACTATAAATGGATTGTTATTGATAGAGATGTTGAAAAAGTCAATGGCGGTGGGCATACAGCACAAGATTTTAATAATGCAATTAAAAACGCGAAAAATAGAAGAAAAGATTTAAATGTTGATGTTGCTTATGCTAATGATTCGTTTGAACTGTGGTATCTTTTACATTTTGAATACAGAACGACAGCAATCATTAGAGGTGAAATTGTGCAACAAGTGATAAATAAACTTAAAGAGATTGAACCACATAAATTTTCTAGTTTAAATAGAGACAATATTAAACAAGAAAACTATTCTAAGTTAATGTTTGAAACTCTTCACAACAAACAAGCTGTTGCGATTGATAATGCTACAAGATTATTAAATAGTTATGGTGAAAATAATAATCCAGAAGCCGATAACCCATCCACGACAATACATCAACTAGTTATTCTATTAAATCAAACATCTAAACATGCCAACCCTACTTAA
- a CDS encoding PDDEXK nuclease domain-containing protein, producing the protein MNLELQTTNLTNDIKNLIASAQEKAIRTVDYQRVLLYWNIGKRIFEEVQGGEARAEYGKSIIKNLSSELEPVYGSGYGVRQLELMRQFYRIFPIANTLYSQLNWSQYKLLIRLEDDVKREFYIAESVKNLWSKRDLERQINSSLYERLLLSSDKKSVLEVAKNERLPQNPSEIIKDPMVLEFLGLEKKSAYYEKDLESAIISHLQEFILELGNGFSFVSRQKRLHIDGDDFFVDLVFYNRLLQCFVIFEIKTHKLTHQDIGQLQMYVNYFDRVEKQDFENPTIGVLLCADKNDTVVKYTLPQNNQTILASKYQLYLPSEEELVKELYKELREIKMVEGEK; encoded by the coding sequence ATGAACCTAGAACTGCAAACTACAAACTTAACAAATGATATAAAAAATCTTATAGCCTCTGCACAAGAAAAGGCGATAAGAACGGTTGATTATCAGAGGGTTTTGCTTTATTGGAACATAGGAAAAAGGATTTTTGAAGAGGTGCAGGGCGGTGAGGCAAGGGCTGAGTATGGAAAGTCTATCATCAAAAATCTCTCAAGTGAGTTAGAGCCTGTTTATGGTAGCGGGTATGGTGTAAGACAACTTGAGCTTATGAGGCAGTTTTATAGAATATTTCCAATTGCGAACACACTGTATTCGCAATTGAACTGGAGTCAATATAAGCTTCTGATACGCCTAGAAGATGATGTCAAAAGAGAGTTTTATATCGCAGAATCTGTAAAAAATCTATGGAGCAAAAGAGACCTTGAGAGACAAATAAACTCTTCTCTATATGAAAGATTGCTTCTTAGCAGTGATAAAAAATCTGTTTTAGAAGTTGCTAAAAATGAAAGGCTACCTCAAAATCCAAGTGAGATTATTAAAGACCCGATGGTTTTGGAGTTTTTAGGGTTAGAGAAAAAAAGTGCTTATTATGAAAAAGATTTGGAGAGTGCCATCATCTCCCATCTTCAAGAGTTTATTTTGGAACTTGGTAACGGTTTCTCATTTGTAAGCCGTCAAAAAAGGCTTCATATAGACGGAGATGATTTTTTTGTGGATTTGGTTTTTTATAATAGGCTGCTTCAATGTTTTGTAATATTTGAGATAAAAACGCATAAACTTACACATCAAGATATAGGACAACTTCAAATGTATGTAAACTATTTTGATAGAGTTGAAAAGCAAGATTTCGAGAATCCGACTATCGGTGTATTGCTTTGTGCAGATAAAAATGACACAGTAGTGAAATATACACTCCCGCAAAACAATCAAACCATTTTGGCAAGTAAATATCAACTCTATTTACCAAGCGAAGAGGAACTTGTAAAAGAGCTTTATAAAGAGTTGCGAGAGATAAAGATGGTAGAGGGTGAGAAATGA
- the dnaE gene encoding DNA polymerase III subunit alpha: MSVQPFTHLHLHTEYSLLDGANKLSNLVKQVKKLGMTSVAMTDHGNMFGAIDFYKQMREAGIKPIIGIEGYIHNGEAIDDKSTKQRFHICLYAKNQKGYENLMYLSSKAFIDGFYYYPRINKKELREHSEGLVCTSACLQGEVSWHLNTVNERNIKNGALGYEGAKAVALEYKEIFGDDFYLELMRHGIGDQLFIDEQVLNLSKELDIKVVATNDTHYTFHDDAQYHEAFMCIGMNKLYDDPKRMRHSVHEFYLKSPEQMARLFADIPEAIENTQEIVDKCNLELKLGDPIPPNFKFTKEYALFDGLNINNVDDEPLSQDASKEQKRAWKSAADKNDAEYFIYRCELGLEERLKHVPQKRHEEYRERLKFEMNVINSMKFPGYMLIVWDFVKVAKEMGIAVGPGRGSAAGSLVAYSLEITDIDPMKYDLLFERFLNPERVSMPDIDMDFMQARRGEVIDYVVKKYGRNQVAQIITFGSLLAKGVIRDVARVLDMPLSQADKMAKLIPDELGITLNGKTKNGDFIPGAFQKEPKLKELIDSDANAARVWEFAKRLEGLKRNSGIHAAGVVISNEELWKKTPIYKPAGEDVFVTQYSLNYLEDVDLIKFDFLGLKTLDVIDNAIKLIKLRYAKAVVWHEIDENDPKVYDVIRSGDTVGMFQIESSGMQDLNKRLKPDSFEDLIAVLALYRPGPMESGMLESFIERKHGREKIEYTFDAMEPILKNTYGVIVYQEQVMQIVQTIGGFSLGYSDIIRRSMGKKKDMSVYNDEFATGAKNQGLDYGGASKLFDLIEKFAGYGFNKSHSAAYAMVTFQTAWLKCYYPNEFMAALLTSDKDNTDKVVRYIDETKRMGIELSPPDICDSQLEFSAITKDEREIVLFGLGAIKGVGEAAVYSILETRKEGGSFKSLEDFVNRIEPSKVNKRVIESIIKAGGFDRFGYSRKALLDQIEKIVETAKDASNARKNAIGSLFGDDTEITSVELKLTNSGEYELKEILEFEKETIGFYISGHPLDEYREKLDELDYTLSSEIESVKDGSYAIFIGKVEEITKKTSKKGNQFGIVNLMDFHGNIEVMLFSDKLEELSQMNLQEPIAIKAKITHTEMFTRIGVTKIMTLKEAKKETQKTKKEVREIEQEPQEAINLAIKLSTDMRVLEDLYRIVRQNPGNRELKLTIISKLQNVVIDSAIRVDSKILTALDGNEFVDILSC; this comes from the coding sequence ATGAGCGTTCAACCATTTACCCATCTTCACCTGCACACGGAGTATTCACTGCTTGACGGTGCAAATAAACTCTCAAATCTGGTGAAGCAGGTTAAAAAGCTCGGTATGACATCGGTTGCCATGACGGATCACGGCAATATGTTCGGTGCGATTGATTTTTACAAGCAGATGAGGGAAGCGGGTATAAAGCCTATTATCGGGATTGAAGGCTATATCCATAACGGCGAAGCCATAGATGATAAAAGTACAAAACAGAGATTTCATATCTGCCTATATGCAAAAAATCAAAAAGGTTATGAAAACCTTATGTATCTCTCTTCAAAAGCTTTTATAGACGGTTTTTACTACTATCCGCGTATAAATAAAAAAGAGCTAAGAGAGCATAGCGAGGGGCTTGTTTGCACCTCTGCATGCCTTCAAGGCGAGGTAAGCTGGCACTTAAATACGGTAAATGAGAGAAATATAAAAAACGGCGCACTTGGATATGAGGGTGCAAAAGCCGTTGCGTTAGAGTATAAAGAGATTTTCGGAGATGATTTTTATCTTGAACTTATGCGCCACGGCATAGGCGATCAGCTTTTTATTGATGAGCAGGTTCTTAACCTCTCAAAAGAGCTTGATATAAAAGTAGTTGCTACAAACGACACTCACTACACATTCCATGACGATGCGCAGTATCATGAAGCGTTTATGTGCATCGGGATGAATAAACTCTATGACGACCCAAAACGCATGCGTCACTCCGTTCATGAATTTTACCTCAAAAGCCCAGAGCAGATGGCGCGCCTTTTTGCAGATATTCCCGAAGCCATAGAAAATACGCAAGAAATAGTAGATAAATGTAATTTGGAACTAAAACTTGGTGATCCGATTCCGCCAAATTTTAAGTTTACAAAAGAGTATGCTTTATTTGACGGCTTAAATATTAATAATGTCGATGACGAGCCGTTAAGCCAAGATGCCTCAAAAGAGCAAAAAAGAGCTTGGAAGAGTGCAGCGGATAAAAATGATGCCGAGTATTTTATATATCGCTGTGAGCTGGGGTTAGAAGAGAGATTAAAGCATGTTCCTCAAAAAAGACACGAAGAGTATAGAGAGAGACTGAAATTTGAGATGAATGTAATCAACTCTATGAAATTTCCCGGGTATATGCTAATCGTTTGGGATTTCGTTAAAGTTGCAAAAGAGATGGGCATAGCTGTAGGGCCGGGGCGTGGAAGTGCGGCGGGGAGTTTAGTTGCTTATTCGCTTGAGATTACGGATATCGACCCGATGAAGTATGACCTTCTTTTTGAGAGATTTTTAAATCCCGAACGCGTCAGTATGCCCGATATAGATATGGACTTTATGCAAGCAAGACGCGGAGAAGTAATAGACTATGTCGTAAAAAAATATGGACGAAATCAAGTTGCGCAAATCATAACTTTCGGTTCGCTTCTTGCCAAAGGTGTTATCCGTGATGTTGCCCGCGTTCTTGATATGCCGCTTAGCCAAGCCGATAAGATGGCAAAACTTATCCCCGACGAGCTTGGAATCACTCTAAACGGAAAGACAAAAAACGGTGATTTTATACCCGGAGCATTCCAAAAAGAGCCAAAACTAAAAGAACTAATAGATAGCGATGCAAATGCCGCAAGGGTTTGGGAATTTGCAAAAAGACTTGAGGGGCTAAAGCGAAATTCAGGTATACATGCCGCAGGGGTCGTTATCTCAAATGAGGAGCTTTGGAAGAAAACACCCATCTATAAACCCGCAGGCGAAGATGTTTTTGTAACGCAATATTCGCTTAACTATCTTGAAGATGTGGACTTGATAAAGTTTGACTTCTTGGGTTTAAAAACTCTTGATGTAATCGACAATGCTATAAAACTCATAAAACTTAGATATGCCAAAGCCGTAGTCTGGCATGAGATAGACGAGAACGACCCAAAAGTTTATGATGTTATCCGCAGCGGCGATACGGTCGGGATGTTTCAGATAGAGAGTTCGGGTATGCAGGATTTGAACAAACGCCTAAAACCCGATAGTTTTGAAGATTTAATTGCGGTTTTGGCGCTATACCGCCCCGGACCGATGGAGTCGGGGATGCTTGAGAGCTTTATAGAGAGAAAGCACGGCAGAGAGAAGATAGAGTACACTTTTGATGCAATGGAGCCGATACTTAAAAACACTTACGGAGTCATCGTTTATCAAGAACAGGTTATGCAGATAGTTCAAACAATCGGCGGTTTTTCTCTCGGATACTCCGACATCATCCGCCGTTCTATGGGTAAGAAAAAAGATATGTCCGTTTATAACGACGAGTTTGCGACGGGTGCAAAAAATCAAGGGCTGGACTACGGTGGGGCATCTAAACTCTTTGATTTGATTGAGAAGTTTGCAGGATACGGTTTTAATAAATCCCACTCCGCTGCTTATGCAATGGTTACATTTCAAACCGCGTGGCTAAAGTGTTACTATCCAAACGAGTTTATGGCGGCACTTTTAACTTCTGATAAAGATAATACCGATAAAGTCGTCCGCTATATAGATGAGACGAAAAGAATGGGAATTGAACTCTCTCCGCCTGATATTTGTGACTCTCAGTTGGAGTTTTCAGCTATCACAAAAGATGAAAGAGAGATAGTTCTTTTTGGGCTTGGTGCGATCAAAGGAGTAGGCGAAGCTGCCGTTTACTCAATTTTGGAGACAAGAAAAGAGGGTGGAAGTTTTAAATCGCTGGAAGATTTTGTAAACAGAATCGAGCCTTCAAAAGTAAATAAAAGAGTTATAGAGTCAATCATAAAAGCGGGCGGCTTTGATAGATTCGGATATTCTCGAAAAGCTCTGCTAGACCAAATAGAGAAGATTGTAGAGACTGCAAAAGATGCTTCAAATGCAAGAAAAAATGCCATCGGAAGCCTTTTTGGAGATGACACGGAAATCACAAGCGTCGAGTTAAAACTGACAAACTCCGGCGAATATGAGTTAAAAGAGATTTTGGAGTTTGAAAAAGAGACCATAGGTTTTTATATCTCGGGTCATCCGCTTGATGAGTATAGAGAAAAGCTTGATGAGTTAGATTATACGCTCTCATCGGAGATAGAGAGTGTAAAGGACGGTTCATACGCTATTTTTATAGGAAAAGTTGAAGAGATAACCAAAAAAACATCCAAAAAAGGAAATCAGTTCGGCATAGTAAATCTTATGGATTTCCACGGAAACATTGAAGTTATGCTTTTTAGTGACAAGCTTGAAGAACTGAGTCAAATGAACCTGCAAGAGCCGATAGCAATTAAAGCAAAAATAACTCATACGGAAATGTTTACAAGAATCGGCGTGACTAAAATCATGACGCTTAAAGAGGCAAAAAAAGAGACTCAAAAGACAAAAAAAGAGGTAAGAGAGATCGAACAAGAGCCGCAAGAGGCGATAAATCTAGCGATAAAACTAAGCACCGATATGAGAGTTTTGGAAGATTTATACAGAATCGTCCGTCAAAACCCAGGCAACAGAGAGCTAAAACTTACTATTATCTCTAAACTTCAAAATGTAGTAATCGACTCGGCAATTAGAGTAGATAGTAAGATTTTAACCGCACTTGACGGGAATGAGTTTGTGGATATTTTGAGTTGTTGA
- a CDS encoding ATP/GTP-binding protein, whose product MLVEFKVNNFRSIKDTATFSMLTSSKDEENYFEVRNYNLLKSSIIYGANASGKSNLLKAMAFMGRLVLNRYKIMQSTDLLPHDPYRLSVETENESSTFEIVFFIDEIKYRYGFETDSEVVYSEWLYADEKGKEAKLFFRDVEESDYVNPNKFKEGYDFFNKKEEKIKIAKNQLFIWKCDQSDGEISKAILGWFNQFNMIDGMEHDGYINFTMKKMEDEAFRKKIIELVKTADIGIDDIQIEEEDMPIEAIAKLPLPDDVKAKIINEKGWKSVSLNTIHQKFDKDGQIIGNVVFELNEDESKGTRKFFAMSAPILDTLKNGKILIIDELDASLHPILTQHLIKLFHNKKINKEKAQLIFATHDTNLLKPELFRRDQVWLTEKDQYGATTIYSLAQFKNVRKQEDFERQYIQGKYGAIPYLSPFEF is encoded by the coding sequence ATGTTGGTCGAATTTAAAGTAAATAATTTTCGTTCTATCAAAGATACTGCAACATTTAGTATGCTTACTTCTTCAAAAGATGAGGAAAATTATTTTGAAGTTAGAAACTATAATCTATTAAAAAGTTCAATCATCTACGGTGCAAATGCGAGCGGTAAGAGTAATCTTTTAAAAGCAATGGCTTTTATGGGACGATTGGTATTGAACCGCTATAAGATTATGCAATCTACCGATTTGTTGCCTCATGATCCTTATCGATTGTCTGTTGAGACAGAAAATGAGTCGAGTACATTTGAAATTGTTTTTTTTATTGATGAAATTAAATATAGATATGGATTTGAAACAGATAGCGAAGTTGTTTATAGTGAATGGCTTTATGCTGATGAAAAAGGAAAAGAGGCAAAACTTTTTTTTAGAGATGTAGAAGAATCAGATTATGTCAATCCTAATAAATTTAAAGAGGGGTATGATTTTTTTAATAAAAAAGAAGAAAAAATAAAAATTGCAAAAAATCAGCTTTTTATCTGGAAATGTGACCAATCAGATGGTGAAATTTCTAAAGCAATTCTCGGATGGTTCAATCAGTTTAATATGATTGATGGAATGGAACATGATGGATATATTAATTTCACGATGAAAAAAATGGAAGATGAAGCGTTTAGAAAAAAAATTATAGAGCTTGTTAAAACAGCTGATATTGGCATTGATGATATTCAAATAGAAGAGGAAGATATGCCAATAGAAGCAATTGCAAAACTTCCTTTGCCTGATGATGTTAAAGCTAAAATTATTAATGAAAAAGGATGGAAATCTGTTTCACTCAATACCATTCATCAGAAATTTGATAAAGATGGTCAAATAATCGGTAATGTTGTTTTTGAGTTAAATGAAGATGAATCAAAGGGCACAAGAAAGTTTTTTGCAATGTCTGCACCTATTTTAGACACATTGAAAAATGGAAAGATTTTAATTATTGATGAATTAGATGCAAGTTTACATCCTATCTTGACACAGCACTTGATTAAGCTTTTCCATAATAAAAAAATTAATAAAGAAAAAGCGCAACTTATCTTTGCGACTCATGATACCAATCTTTTAAAACCTGAACTCTTTCGAAGAGATCAAGTTTGGTTGACTGAAAAAGATCAATATGGTGCAACGACTATCTATTCGTTGGCACAATTTAAAAATGTGAGGAAACAAGAAGATTTTGAAAGACAATATATTCAAGGCAAATATGGGGCAATTCCTTATTTGAGTCCTTTTGAGTTTTAG
- a CDS encoding DUF2442 domain-containing protein: MDFFKNFKLNANTIEWANGADIAPERIYELSK; encoded by the coding sequence GTGGATTTTTTTAAAAATTTCAAGCTCAATGCAAATACGATAGAATGGGCAAACGGTGCAGATATAGCACCTGAGAGAATTTATGAGTTGTCTAAGTGA
- a CDS encoding toxin, producing MFAYGKEKNELLKQSRGIGFEEIILAIDSGKVLDVYDHPDQANYFGQKIYVVEALDYVYLVPFVRNDEEIFLKTIIPSRKAKKIYKGEGDV from the coding sequence TTGTTTGCTTATGGAAAAGAAAAAAATGAACTCCTCAAACAAAGCAGAGGAATAGGGTTTGAAGAGATTATTTTGGCGATAGATTCCGGAAAGGTTTTGGATGTTTATGATCATCCGGATCAAGCGAATTATTTTGGGCAAAAGATTTATGTTGTAGAAGCATTAGATTATGTATATCTTGTTCCATTTGTCCGCAATGATGAAGAGATATTTTTAAAAACAATCATTCCAAGTCGAAAAGCTAAAAAGATTTACAAAGGAGAAGGCGATGTTTGA